A stretch of the Gossypium hirsutum isolate 1008001.06 chromosome D07, Gossypium_hirsutum_v2.1, whole genome shotgun sequence genome encodes the following:
- the LOC107961330 gene encoding uncharacterized protein has translation MGAKKMMAISLMVSMMMTMLVNEVRAIENLDVERSEDEGIGSCAKECALKCLPQINPPRIIICTALCIIACKLNPPPAIFDCTTGCANSIIKTYNPTDARKIDNIVDSCYETCKNNN, from the exons ATGGGTGCAAAGAAAATGATGGCGATAAGCTTGATGGTGTCGATGATGATGACTATGCTAGTAAATGAAGTGCGAGCTATTGAAAATTTAGATGTTGAGCGTAGTGAAGACGAAGGGATAGGTTCCTGTGCTAAAGAGTGTGCACTTAAATGCCTTCCTCAAATCAATCCTCCACGTATTATAATTTGCACTGCTCTTTGCATAATAGCATGCAAACTTAATCCCCCACCTGCCATCTTCGATTGTACCACTGGCTGTGCAAACTCCATAATCAAAACCTACAACCCCactg ACGCAAGGAAGATAGATAACATCGTCGATTCTTGCTACGAGACTTGCAAGAATAACAATTAG
- the LOC107958582 gene encoding WAT1-related protein At5g40240 yields MGQYICNTYKIKFSLVGKPNISTYFSAFAGFAVSQNMGLSSYLWNALPFMATITVECTDVGISVISKAALSKGMSNVVSVTYFNALGTLILLPYYIFFRDKQAPLTFSLLWRFFLLGLIGSSGQIIFLTGVKFSSPTLSSALVNLIPIFTFLLAVIFRMEKLEMRKSSSQAKLLGAIVAVTGAFVVTLYKGPPVLMSSSPSDFLHHPFDSKQFKWIIGGLSEQSKWIIGGFLLLLVCLSSATWNVLQAATVKEYTDKMTIVFFFTFFIAIQSLVFSVILERNPTAWRLKSTEEVAAILCSAVFGSLYRISIHTWCLEKKGPVYVSMFKPLGIAVAVALTVIFLGESLFLGSVIGSIIILVGFYTVIWGQSNEKKTLKTEVCGLESSHQKTPLIHNS; encoded by the exons ATGGGACAATACATATGTAATACATATAAAATCAAGTTTTCCTTGGTTGGAAAACCAAACATCTCCACATATTTCTCTGCTTTTGCAGGTTTTGCAGTTAGTCAAAATATGGGGTTAAGTTCTTACCTATGGAATGCACTCCCTTTTATGGCAACGATTACAGTGGAATGCACAGATGTGGGTATATCAGTGATAAGTAAAGCAGCTTTGAGTAAAGGAATGAGCAACGTTGTTTCAGTTACTTATTTCAATGCTTTGGGTACTTTGATCCTTCTTCCATACTACATTTTTTTCAG AGATAAGCAAGCTCCTTTGACTTTCTCACTGCTTTGGAGATTCTTCCTCTTAGGCTTGATAGG AAGCTCAGGACAGATTATATTTCTTACTGGAGTCAAATTCAGCTCCCCTACTCTCTCATCAGCTTTAGTAAACCTTATCCCCATTTTCACTTTCCTGCTTGCGGTCATATTTAG GATGGAAAAGttagaaatgagaaaatcaagCAGTCAAGCTAAATTGTTGGGTGCCATTGTAGCTGTAACAGGAGCATTCGTAGTGACTCTCTATAAAGGTCCTCCAGTTTTAATGTCTTCATCTCCTTCAGATTTTCTTCATCACCCTTTTGATTCAAAGCAATTTAAGTGGATTATTGGAGGCCTTTCAGAGCAATCTAAGTGGATTATTGGAGgctttcttcttttattggtttgCCTTTCATCTGCAACATGGAATGTTCTTCAG GCAGCCACTGTTAAGGAATATACAGATAAAATGACGATTGTCTTCTTCTTTACGTTCTTTATAGCTATCCAATCTTTGGTTTTCTCTGTAATTTTGGAAAGAAATCCAACTGCATGGAGATTGAAGTCTACTGAAGAAGTAGCTGCCATTTTATGCTCG GCAGTATTTGGAAGTTTGTACAGAATTTCAATTCATACATGGTGCTTAGAAAAGAAGGGACCTGTGTATGTTTCCATGTTCAAGCCCTTAGGGATTGCTGTTGCAGTCGCCCTCACTGTCATATTTCTTGGCGAGTCTCTTTTTCTTGGCAG TGTGATTGGATCAATTATCATTTTAGTGGGATTCTACACAGTGATATGGGGACAATCCAATGAAAAGAAGACGTTGAAAACTGAAGTTTGTGGCTTGGAATCATCCCACCAAAAGACCCCTCTTATTCACAATAGCTGA